In Longimicrobium sp., the following are encoded in one genomic region:
- a CDS encoding glutamine--tRNA ligase/YqeY domain fusion protein, producing the protein METTNAAENASPAAEFAEREGLDFIRQIVADDLRAGKHQSIVTRFPPEPNGYLHMGHAKSLVLNFGIAAETGGVCHLRFDDTNPETEDVHYVESIIDVVKWLGCEFGRHLYFAADYFDRMYAYAEFLIGQGKAYVDSSSEEEIREARGTVNEPGRPTRFRDRAPEESLALFRRMKAGDFPDGSHVLRAKIDLAAPNMLLRDPILYRIRHAHHYRTGDRWCIYPLYDYAHPIEDAIEGITHSLCTLEFEINRALYDWVVDGWQDFVRAEGGTPSRPRQYEFARGNVEYTITSKRKLLELVKGGYVSGWDDPRMPTIAGLRRLGCTPEALRAFWEAAGVTKASQRIEITRLEHAMRDDLNHRAPRVLCVLRPLKVVITNYPEAKTEELDAPYWPHDVPNEGSRPLPFSREIWIDRDDFAEDPPKGFFRLSPGAEVRLRYAYVIRCDEVVKDDAGEIVELRCSYDPATRGGNTPDGRQVKGTIQWVSAAHAVPCEVRLYDRLFTIPDPDAGEGEFKDHLNPASLVVINDAVIEPSVRGDAPGSRYQFERVGYFCSDIVESKPESLVFNRTVTLRDTWGKASQAAPAAKPKREKAPRVAEAGERTTPRSKAPAYDTPRSPELEALRTRFGAEMKLPPEELDGVTRELTVAVMFEDAVKAGASPKAAANWMIHELPREIGSRTIDNLPFSGGELGELAVMVEDGTLSTSAARQVLAGMVNAGGHPRAIVERLGLRQVSDEASIAPAVDQVIAANQGKADEYRGGKTGLLGFFVGQVMRTTGGKANPELVNRLIRERLGGGS; encoded by the coding sequence GTGGAAACGACCAACGCCGCCGAAAACGCATCCCCCGCCGCGGAGTTCGCGGAGCGCGAGGGGCTGGACTTCATCCGCCAGATCGTCGCGGACGACCTGCGCGCGGGGAAGCACCAGTCCATCGTCACCCGCTTTCCGCCGGAGCCCAACGGATACCTGCACATGGGCCACGCCAAGTCGCTGGTGCTGAACTTCGGCATCGCGGCGGAAACGGGCGGCGTGTGCCACCTGCGCTTCGACGACACCAATCCCGAGACGGAGGACGTGCACTACGTCGAGTCCATCATCGACGTGGTGAAGTGGCTGGGGTGCGAGTTCGGCCGGCACCTGTACTTCGCCGCCGACTACTTCGACCGGATGTACGCCTACGCCGAGTTCCTGATCGGCCAGGGGAAGGCGTACGTCGACAGTTCGAGCGAGGAGGAGATCCGCGAGGCGCGCGGCACGGTGAACGAGCCGGGGCGCCCCACGCGCTTCCGCGACCGTGCGCCGGAGGAGAGCCTGGCGCTGTTCCGGCGGATGAAGGCGGGGGATTTTCCCGACGGCAGCCACGTCCTCCGGGCGAAGATCGACCTGGCCGCGCCCAACATGCTGCTGCGCGACCCCATTCTCTACCGCATCCGCCACGCGCACCACTACCGCACCGGCGACCGGTGGTGCATCTACCCGCTGTACGACTACGCGCACCCCATCGAGGACGCCATCGAGGGGATCACCCACTCGCTGTGCACGCTGGAGTTCGAGATCAACCGCGCGCTGTACGACTGGGTGGTGGACGGCTGGCAGGACTTCGTGCGCGCCGAGGGCGGCACGCCGTCGCGGCCGCGCCAGTACGAGTTCGCGCGCGGCAACGTGGAGTACACCATCACCAGCAAGCGCAAGCTCCTGGAGCTGGTGAAGGGCGGCTACGTGAGCGGGTGGGACGATCCGCGCATGCCCACCATCGCCGGGCTGCGGCGGCTGGGGTGCACGCCCGAGGCGCTGCGCGCGTTCTGGGAAGCCGCGGGCGTCACCAAGGCCAGCCAGCGCATCGAGATCACGCGCCTGGAGCACGCCATGCGCGACGACCTGAACCACCGCGCGCCCCGCGTGCTCTGCGTGCTGCGGCCGCTGAAGGTCGTCATCACCAACTATCCCGAGGCGAAGACGGAGGAGCTGGACGCGCCGTACTGGCCGCACGACGTGCCCAACGAGGGGTCGCGTCCCCTGCCCTTCTCGCGCGAGATCTGGATCGACCGCGACGACTTCGCGGAGGACCCACCGAAGGGCTTCTTCCGCCTCTCTCCCGGCGCCGAGGTGCGGCTGCGCTACGCGTACGTCATCCGCTGCGACGAGGTGGTGAAGGACGACGCGGGCGAGATCGTGGAGCTGCGCTGCAGCTACGACCCGGCCACGCGCGGCGGCAACACGCCCGACGGGCGGCAGGTGAAGGGCACCATCCAGTGGGTCTCCGCCGCGCACGCGGTGCCCTGCGAGGTGCGGCTGTACGACCGCCTCTTCACCATCCCCGACCCGGACGCGGGCGAGGGCGAATTCAAGGATCACCTCAATCCCGCCTCGCTGGTCGTCATCAACGACGCGGTGATCGAGCCTTCCGTGCGCGGCGACGCGCCGGGGAGCCGCTACCAGTTCGAGCGCGTGGGCTACTTCTGCTCCGACATCGTCGAGTCGAAGCCGGAGTCGCTCGTCTTCAACCGCACGGTGACGCTGCGCGACACCTGGGGGAAGGCCTCGCAGGCCGCGCCCGCCGCGAAGCCGAAGCGCGAGAAGGCGCCGCGCGTCGCCGAGGCGGGCGAGCGGACGACGCCGCGCAGCAAGGCGCCGGCGTACGACACGCCGCGCTCGCCCGAGCTGGAGGCGCTGCGCACGCGCTTCGGGGCGGAGATGAAGTTGCCCCCCGAGGAGCTGGACGGCGTCACGCGCGAGCTGACCGTGGCCGTGATGTTCGAGGACGCGGTGAAGGCGGGGGCGAGCCCCAAGGCGGCCGCCAACTGGATGATCCACGAGCTGCCGCGGGAGATCGGCTCGCGCACGATCGACAACCTGCCGTTCAGCGGCGGCGAGCTGGGCGAGCTGGCGGTGATGGTGGAAGACGGCACCCTCTCCACCTCGGCCGCGCGCCAGGTGCTGGCCGGGATGGTGAACGCCGGCGGCCACCCGCGCGCGATCGTGGAGCGCCTGGGCCTGCGCCAGGTGAGCGACGAGGCGTCCATCGCGCCGGCGGTCGACCAGGTGATCGCCGCCAACCAGGGCAAGGCGGACGAGTACCGCGGCGGCAAGACCGGCCTCCTCGGCTTCTTCGTGGGCCAGGTGATGCGGACGACGGGCGGCAAGGCCAATCCCGAGCTGGTGAACCGCCTGATCCGCGAGCGGCTGGGCGGCGGATCCTGA
- a CDS encoding alpha-keto acid decarboxylase family protein, whose protein sequence is MSAESHAGAPHCTVSRYLAQRLAEMGVGHIFAVPGDYAGHFLSTIDGDPGLGIARVGTTNELVAGYSADAYARLRGAGAACVTFGVGTFSLLNALAGSYVEEVPVVLVVGSPASQSRTTERREGVLFHHSTGTLSADEDSVKNVTVARVVVRDPLTAPGLIDRALEACLTWRRPVYVEVLQNVWNLPCAAPHHALRPGPLPTLQGSVDAALDATLEHLWKAERPVIWAGMEVQRFGLQDLLLEIVEETGFPFASDLLGKGLVPENTPGFVGCYDGASANEKTRALMETADWVLGLGTLVTDDFLDLVKKSYGTMTLACENSVRVGTSVWDCAPLKAFMEGLLRRLRAKKYGAPEDAVALLCAVAAPPMLMAKSAGGVAEAEDPPVTYDGFFARMRDWVDESMVLMADTTIALYSAAELPVDRRDGFIAQAAWNSIGYTTGACLGVGFADPSRRAVVFSGDGGFQMVCQALSDVVRAKHGAIVFVFDNALYGIEQAFVNVKFFTQGEDAEAFDLLHRWNYAALPEVFGGGWGTTVETMGQLDEALRRAKENTGSLSLVALRIDERDITPQMLALAG, encoded by the coding sequence ATGAGCGCGGAGAGCCATGCGGGCGCGCCGCATTGCACCGTCTCGCGCTACCTGGCGCAGCGGCTGGCGGAGATGGGCGTCGGCCACATCTTCGCCGTGCCCGGCGACTACGCGGGCCACTTCCTGAGCACCATCGACGGCGATCCCGGCCTCGGCATCGCCCGCGTGGGGACCACCAACGAGCTCGTGGCCGGCTACTCGGCCGACGCGTACGCGCGGCTCCGCGGGGCCGGCGCGGCGTGCGTCACCTTCGGCGTGGGTACCTTCTCGCTGCTGAACGCGCTGGCCGGGTCGTACGTCGAGGAGGTCCCCGTCGTGCTGGTCGTCGGGAGCCCCGCCTCGCAGTCGCGCACCACCGAGCGGCGCGAGGGCGTGCTCTTCCACCACTCCACCGGTACGCTGAGCGCCGACGAGGACTCGGTGAAGAACGTGACGGTCGCGCGCGTGGTGGTGCGCGACCCGCTCACCGCGCCGGGGCTGATCGACCGCGCGCTGGAGGCCTGCCTCACCTGGCGGCGGCCGGTCTACGTCGAGGTGCTGCAGAACGTGTGGAACCTGCCGTGCGCCGCGCCGCATCACGCGCTCCGCCCCGGCCCGCTCCCCACGCTGCAGGGGTCGGTCGACGCCGCGCTCGACGCCACGCTGGAGCACCTGTGGAAGGCGGAGCGCCCGGTGATCTGGGCGGGGATGGAGGTGCAGCGCTTCGGGCTGCAGGACCTGCTGCTGGAGATCGTGGAGGAAACCGGCTTCCCCTTCGCCTCCGACCTGCTGGGGAAGGGGCTGGTGCCGGAGAACACGCCCGGGTTCGTGGGGTGCTACGACGGCGCGTCGGCGAACGAGAAGACCAGGGCGCTGATGGAGACGGCGGACTGGGTGCTGGGTCTGGGCACCCTGGTGACGGACGACTTCCTCGATCTCGTGAAGAAGAGCTATGGCACCATGACGCTGGCCTGCGAGAACTCGGTCCGCGTGGGTACCAGCGTGTGGGACTGCGCGCCGCTGAAGGCCTTCATGGAGGGGCTGCTCCGCCGCCTGCGCGCGAAGAAGTACGGCGCGCCGGAAGACGCCGTCGCGCTTCTCTGCGCCGTGGCCGCGCCGCCGATGCTGATGGCGAAGTCGGCGGGCGGCGTCGCCGAAGCGGAGGATCCGCCGGTGACGTACGACGGGTTCTTCGCGCGGATGCGCGACTGGGTGGACGAGTCGATGGTGCTGATGGCCGACACGACGATCGCGCTGTACTCGGCCGCCGAGCTTCCCGTGGACCGGCGTGACGGCTTCATCGCGCAGGCGGCGTGGAACTCCATCGGCTACACCACGGGCGCGTGCCTGGGCGTCGGGTTCGCCGACCCGTCGCGGCGCGCCGTCGTCTTCAGCGGCGACGGCGGGTTCCAGATGGTGTGCCAGGCGCTCTCCGACGTGGTGCGCGCGAAGCACGGCGCCATCGTCTTCGTCTTCGACAACGCGCTGTACGGCATCGAGCAGGCGTTCGTGAACGTGAAGTTCTTCACGCAGGGGGAAGATGCCGAGGCCTTCGACCTCCTGCACCGGTGGAACTACGCCGCCCTCCCCGAGGTCTTCGGCGGGGGATGGGGGACCACGGTGGAGACGATGGGCCAGCTGGACGAGGCGCTCCGCCGCGCGAAGGAGAACACGGGCTCGCTCTCGCTCGTGGCCCTGCGCATCGACGAGCGCGACATCACCCCGCAGATGCTCGCCCTCGCCGGCTGA
- a CDS encoding putative molybdenum carrier protein — MKIVSGGQTGVDRAALDVAMELGMACGGWCPAGRWAEDGPIDARYPLRETPSADPAQRTEWNVRDSDATLILASGAESAGTELTREAARRLGKPLYTFHAGALEDAGALRRWLQVASVRTLNVAGPRESEAPGIYAGARRILTALLGRGNGFAPPLPLDPI, encoded by the coding sequence ATGAAGATCGTCAGCGGGGGGCAGACGGGCGTGGACCGCGCGGCGCTGGACGTGGCGATGGAGCTGGGAATGGCGTGCGGGGGATGGTGCCCGGCGGGACGATGGGCGGAGGACGGGCCGATCGATGCGCGCTATCCGCTGCGCGAGACGCCGTCCGCCGATCCGGCGCAGCGCACCGAGTGGAACGTGCGCGACTCCGACGCCACGCTGATCCTCGCCTCCGGCGCCGAGAGCGCGGGGACGGAGCTCACCCGCGAGGCCGCGCGCAGGCTGGGGAAGCCCCTCTACACCTTCCACGCGGGCGCGCTGGAGGACGCCGGCGCGCTCCGGCGCTGGCTGCAGGTGGCCAGCGTGCGCACCCTCAACGTCGCCGGGCCGCGGGAGAGCGAGGCGCCCGGAATCTACGCCGGCGCCCGCCGCATCCTCACCGCGCTGCTGGGGCGAGGGAACGGATTCGCTCCGCCTCTGCCGCTCGATCCGATCTGA
- a CDS encoding phosphotransferase — protein sequence MAEWDAEIVVSPGLARELIREQFPGLGRTVEPFGSGWDNTAYLVDGELVFRFPRRGIAVALIETEARVLPRIAPHLPLPISCPAWIGAGTERFPWPFAGYRRLAGRTSASVELTPDERRVAAAPLAEFLRTLHAIPMDGLALPGDDFHRTDFTRRMPKLAAALRELEDAGIVAGARRWLRPFEADDLPAPAARPVPVHGDLYELHILVDDAHRVSGVIDWGDVHAGDPGLDLSFLYRFFPAAARDDFLRVYGDVDARTARMARLRAVYHAVVITQYAHSIGDATLLRTARTSLDYVLEE from the coding sequence ATGGCGGAGTGGGATGCGGAGATCGTCGTCTCGCCCGGATTGGCGCGGGAGCTGATTCGCGAGCAGTTTCCGGGGCTGGGGCGCACGGTGGAGCCGTTCGGGAGCGGGTGGGACAACACCGCGTACCTGGTGGACGGCGAGCTCGTCTTCCGCTTCCCGCGGCGCGGGATCGCGGTGGCGCTGATCGAGACGGAGGCGCGCGTGCTTCCGCGCATTGCGCCGCATCTGCCGCTTCCCATCTCCTGCCCCGCGTGGATCGGCGCGGGGACGGAGCGCTTTCCGTGGCCGTTCGCCGGATACCGGCGGCTCGCCGGCCGCACCTCCGCGTCCGTGGAGCTGACGCCGGACGAGCGCCGCGTGGCCGCGGCTCCGCTCGCCGAATTCCTGCGCACGCTGCACGCGATTCCGATGGACGGGCTGGCGCTGCCGGGCGACGACTTTCACCGCACGGACTTCACCCGGCGCATGCCGAAGCTGGCGGCGGCCCTGCGGGAACTGGAAGATGCGGGGATCGTCGCCGGCGCACGCCGGTGGCTGCGGCCGTTCGAGGCGGACGATCTCCCCGCGCCGGCCGCGCGGCCCGTCCCCGTGCACGGCGACCTGTACGAGCTGCACATCCTCGTGGACGACGCGCACCGCGTCAGCGGCGTGATCGACTGGGGCGACGTGCACGCGGGCGATCCGGGGCTCGACCTCTCCTTCCTCTACCGCTTCTTCCCCGCCGCCGCGCGCGACGATTTCCTGCGCGTCTACGGCGACGTGGACGCGCGCACGGCGCGGATGGCCCGGCTGCGCGCCGTCTACCATGCGGTCGTCATCACGCAGTACGCGCACTCGATCGGCGACGCGACGCTGCTGCGCACCGCGCGCACTTCGCTGGATTACGTGCTGGAGGAGTGA
- a CDS encoding HD domain-containing protein, producing the protein MAESVTAAELRAAFGRTVEERFSHRLALNVPSRNNPKLAQIIDRINHDDELYALWLAANVNAVERLGMTDHGPVHVKIVMNIAVKLLRMLVEHGVEPSVVTNYGMTNEDAEVVVMLAALMHDLGMSVHRSNHEEMSLFVAQPKIRELLDGIYDVGTATILRAEIMHAIIAHRSGGKPLTIEAGIVRVSDALDMAKGRSRISLGIERTMSIHSISAAAIDSVHIESGEDKPVRLRIVMSNSAGVFQLDELFREKLSGSGLEPYVEVEALIEGEEEKRLVTSAYRL; encoded by the coding sequence ATGGCAGAATCCGTTACCGCCGCCGAGCTGAGGGCGGCGTTCGGACGCACGGTGGAAGAGCGGTTCTCGCACCGGCTTGCGCTGAACGTGCCGAGCCGCAACAACCCGAAGCTCGCGCAGATCATCGACCGCATCAACCACGACGACGAACTGTACGCGCTCTGGCTGGCGGCCAACGTGAACGCCGTGGAGCGGCTGGGGATGACCGACCACGGCCCCGTGCACGTGAAGATCGTGATGAACATCGCCGTGAAGCTCCTGCGCATGCTGGTGGAGCACGGCGTGGAGCCCTCGGTCGTCACCAACTACGGGATGACGAACGAGGACGCCGAGGTGGTGGTGATGCTGGCCGCCCTGATGCACGACCTGGGGATGAGCGTGCACCGCAGCAACCACGAGGAGATGTCGCTGTTCGTGGCGCAGCCCAAGATCAGGGAGCTGCTGGACGGCATCTACGACGTGGGCACGGCCACCATCCTGCGCGCCGAGATCATGCACGCCATCATCGCGCACCGCTCGGGCGGCAAGCCGCTGACCATCGAGGCGGGGATCGTGCGCGTGTCCGACGCGCTGGACATGGCCAAGGGCCGCTCGCGCATCTCGCTGGGGATCGAGCGGACGATGAGCATCCACTCCATCAGCGCCGCGGCCATCGACTCGGTGCACATCGAGAGCGGCGAGGACAAGCCGGTGCGCCTGCGCATCGTGATGTCCAACTCCGCCGGCGTCTTCCAGCTCGACGAGCTCTTCCGCGAAAAGCTCTCCGGCAGCGGCCTGGAGCCCTACGTGGAGGTCGAGGCGCTCATCGAGGGCGAGGAGGAGAAGCGCCTGGTCACCAGCGCGTACCGGCTGTAG
- a CDS encoding flavin monoamine oxidase family protein — MTKRILSHQPFQPFEKGSRHYDVAVIGGGISGVYTAWRLKQSRPELKVALFEYGNRIGGRLYSYPMPGMPSIKAELGGMRWLKSHEIVVGLIDHLRLSTREFPMGADGGANNLMYLRRRQLRVKDLNDPEKVPYLLNPDEQGMNPDQLQQWVQDSLLPFNSELSAQDWWTVPVLDGTPLYRIGFWNLLYRVLSSEAYQYMNDAGGYYTNVANSTAPLSLPINEYDPSNKYYTLVDGYEELPRAVAEEFVRLGGEIHMNHRLDSFGRRASDQQYALCFARTTTDEGGRTRDVGRADAFADDPDAEGAGDGNEVLVDADRVVLALPRRSIELIRWNRLERDRELRHDLEAVISQAAFKMFLGYPYPWWRSLGLDAGRTITDMPIRQTYYFQTESEMPEGDPENHNSLLMVSYNDLGSLPFWKALEEGEPFTGAPGSPANRFVEGEAVRPHRFQITANMVQAAQEQVREVHGLKFVPEPYTAIYHDWSDDPYGAGWHAWKAGEKFWEIMPRMRGIEGENVHICGEAYSIGQGWVEGALQTAELMLKEHFGLSRPSFIPKSYYDTEMGP, encoded by the coding sequence GTGACCAAACGCATCCTGTCCCACCAGCCGTTCCAGCCGTTCGAGAAGGGAAGCCGGCACTACGACGTGGCCGTGATCGGCGGCGGAATCTCGGGCGTGTACACCGCCTGGCGGCTGAAGCAGTCCAGGCCGGAGCTGAAGGTGGCGCTGTTCGAGTACGGCAACCGCATCGGCGGGCGGCTGTACAGCTACCCCATGCCGGGAATGCCGAGCATCAAGGCCGAGCTGGGCGGCATGCGCTGGCTGAAGTCGCACGAGATCGTGGTGGGCCTCATCGACCACCTGCGGCTCTCCACCCGCGAATTTCCCATGGGCGCCGACGGCGGCGCCAACAACCTGATGTACCTGCGCCGGCGCCAATTGCGCGTGAAGGACCTGAACGATCCCGAGAAGGTGCCGTACCTGCTGAACCCCGACGAGCAGGGGATGAACCCCGACCAGCTGCAGCAGTGGGTGCAGGACAGCCTGCTCCCGTTCAACAGCGAGCTGAGCGCGCAGGACTGGTGGACGGTGCCGGTGCTGGACGGCACGCCGCTGTACAGGATCGGGTTCTGGAACCTGCTGTACCGCGTGCTGAGCAGCGAAGCGTACCAGTACATGAACGACGCCGGCGGCTACTACACCAACGTGGCCAACTCCACGGCGCCGCTTTCGCTCCCCATCAACGAGTACGACCCCAGCAACAAGTACTACACGCTGGTGGACGGCTACGAGGAGCTCCCCCGCGCCGTGGCCGAAGAGTTCGTCCGCCTGGGCGGCGAGATCCACATGAACCACCGGCTGGACTCGTTCGGCCGCCGCGCGTCGGACCAGCAGTACGCCCTCTGCTTCGCGCGCACGACGACGGACGAGGGCGGCCGCACGCGCGACGTGGGCCGCGCGGACGCCTTCGCCGACGATCCCGACGCCGAGGGCGCGGGCGACGGGAACGAGGTGCTGGTCGACGCCGACCGCGTGGTGCTGGCGCTGCCGCGGCGCTCCATCGAGCTGATCCGCTGGAACCGGCTGGAGCGCGACCGGGAGCTGCGCCACGACCTGGAGGCGGTGATCAGCCAGGCCGCCTTCAAGATGTTCCTGGGCTACCCGTACCCCTGGTGGCGCTCGCTGGGGCTGGACGCGGGGCGCACCATCACCGACATGCCCATCCGCCAGACGTACTACTTCCAGACCGAGAGCGAGATGCCCGAGGGCGACCCCGAGAACCACAACTCGCTGCTGATGGTGAGCTACAACGACCTGGGAAGCCTGCCCTTCTGGAAGGCGCTGGAAGAGGGCGAGCCGTTCACGGGAGCGCCCGGCAGCCCGGCCAACCGCTTCGTGGAGGGCGAGGCGGTGCGCCCGCACCGCTTCCAGATCACCGCCAACATGGTGCAGGCCGCGCAGGAGCAGGTGCGCGAGGTGCACGGGCTGAAGTTCGTTCCCGAGCCCTACACCGCCATCTACCACGACTGGAGCGACGACCCGTACGGCGCCGGTTGGCACGCCTGGAAGGCCGGCGAGAAGTTCTGGGAGATCATGCCGCGGATGCGCGGCATCGAGGGCGAGAACGTGCACATCTGCGGCGAGGCGTACTCCATCGGCCAGGGCTGGGTGGAGGGCGCGCTGCAGACGGCGGAGCTGATGCTGAAGGAGCACTTCGGCCTCTCCCGCCCGTCGTTCATCCCCAAGTCGTACTACGACACGGAGATGGGCCCATGA
- a CDS encoding RusA family crossover junction endodeoxyribonuclease, translating to MQSYEFVIPGRPASVHARNREAYRDWQVNVERAANRVSPGTFPFTGFDARLTIVFVSGVRSPIDVDNVIKPIQDALVGVFYGDDEMVSDVAAHRRTWADEVPDEGLPDLLRKAWKTKEDCVYVRVQKTARLRDLL from the coding sequence GTGCAGAGCTACGAGTTCGTGATCCCCGGCCGCCCCGCCTCGGTTCACGCGCGCAACCGGGAGGCATACCGCGACTGGCAGGTGAACGTGGAGCGGGCAGCGAACCGCGTCTCGCCCGGGACGTTTCCCTTCACCGGCTTCGACGCGCGGCTGACCATCGTCTTCGTCAGCGGCGTGCGCTCGCCGATCGACGTGGACAACGTCATCAAGCCGATCCAGGACGCGCTGGTGGGCGTGTTCTACGGCGACGACGAGATGGTCAGCGACGTGGCGGCCCACCGGAGGACGTGGGCGGACGAAGTGCCCGACGAAGGCCTTCCGGACCTCCTCCGCAAGGCATGGAAAACGAAGGAGGATTGCGTGTACGTGCGCGTCCAGAAAACGGCCAGGCTACGGGATCTGCTATGA
- a CDS encoding SDR family oxidoreductase, translating to MRILITGGAGLLGRALIASAPAGVELHATQRTTPVPAPARAHTVELSDAAATAALLDRVRPELVIHTAYAQATAERDVGRATESVVLACAATGAALVHISSDVVFDGERAPWAETDEPAPVHEYGRWKTVAERFVRGRMPDAAIVRTSLIVRADPPDGGSAWILDALRGGEPVRLFVDELRCPIADGDLAAMLWELAARSRRTRAPGSGTWPARRR from the coding sequence ATGCGGATTCTGATCACGGGAGGCGCCGGGCTGCTGGGCCGGGCGCTGATCGCGAGCGCGCCGGCGGGCGTGGAGCTGCACGCAACGCAGCGTACCACGCCGGTCCCCGCACCCGCGCGGGCGCACACGGTCGAGCTCTCGGACGCGGCGGCGACGGCGGCGCTGCTCGATCGCGTGCGCCCGGAGCTGGTGATCCACACCGCGTACGCGCAGGCGACGGCCGAGCGCGACGTGGGGCGGGCGACCGAGAGCGTGGTGCTCGCCTGCGCGGCGACGGGCGCGGCGCTGGTCCACATCAGCAGCGACGTGGTGTTCGACGGCGAGCGCGCGCCCTGGGCCGAGACGGACGAGCCCGCGCCGGTGCACGAGTACGGGCGGTGGAAGACGGTCGCGGAGCGCTTCGTCCGCGGGCGGATGCCGGACGCGGCCATCGTGCGCACCTCGCTGATCGTCCGAGCGGATCCGCCGGACGGCGGGAGCGCGTGGATCCTCGACGCTTTGCGCGGTGGCGAGCCGGTCCGGCTATTCGTGGACGAGCTGCGCTGCCCGATCGCGGACGGAGACCTGGCCGCGATGCTGTGGGAGCTTGCGGCGCGCTCCCGGCGGACGCGCGCGCCGGGTTCTGGCACCTGGCCGGCCCGGAGGCGGTGA